Genomic segment of Arachis stenosperma cultivar V10309 chromosome 4, arast.V10309.gnm1.PFL2, whole genome shotgun sequence:
GCTATAAAaaagtacatatatataaacaCAGACGTACCTGGGCAACAACAGTGTCGGATTCAGCAATGGTAACAACCCAAGATCGTCCAAAGGAACTTGCTTTGACGAGTTTGAAGTCACACACTTGCGTGCTATTATTTGCTAAGAACACTTTCATTTTCGTCTCTCGCTGAAATAGCTTTGCTGGCTCCCGAATAAAGGTTAGATCCCTTTCTTCTGTACTTTCACCTCCGAATGCTTCCCACCCACTTCTTAATACCTGCATTAATATCGAACAAATTaaatacacaatcactttggagtTGATTCCTTTCAAGAAATGTATAAAAATATGAGACGATTAATTATCATATCATTTTTATAACTACCATCTAATCATGTACTTATTATAAATGTGacttttttaataataataataataatcataataatagatgggtaaaaaaaattcttttacaaaaaaaaagaaataattttttaggtCCATCTAATTTACTCAAAGTGTTCTACCGTGCAAAAGTtctaatcaaatataaaataagagaaATGATAACAActatcataatttattatttttggctatCATAAATCAACATGTGTGGgtcttccttctttcttttttttttctttttttttctgcaaTGAATACACTACTCTGTATTCTATGCAAAAGCTGAATATATATGTaaagaaatcaaagaaaacGGAGATGGAGGAGCTGAAATTAAAGCTAACAGGTACGTACCGATGATTTGCGAAGATGGAGGATGGTGTTGCCATTGGCGTCATGCAGAAAGCGGTGGCCACGAGGTGTGACGATGGGTACAAGAGGACCCTTAACACAGAAAACGACGTCGTCGTTGACGCCTGTCACGGTGAAGTGGCGACCACCGAGAGTTCTCTTCTTCGTCATTACAAGATCAACTGAATGTGGAACACAATACTCACCGTTGATTATAGCGCTCGCAAAATTTGGTGTTGGATTTGCCATCATATCATATATAATTCAATGCTTCAAATgaagatatatatgtatatcGATAAGTAATAATGTTGTAAAATTTAATTCATTCGTGTATGTATATATAGGGTTCGGCATTGAAGGTTTTGTTTTGAAC
This window contains:
- the LOC130977126 gene encoding protein LURP-one-related 15-like, translated to MMANPTPNFASAIINGEYCVPHSVDLVMTKKRTLGGRHFTVTGVNDDVVFCVKGPLVPIVTPRGHRFLHDANGNTILHLRKSSVLRSGWEAFGGESTEERDLTFIREPAKLFQRETKMKVFLANNSTQVCDFKLVKASSFGRSWVVTIAESDTVVAQITRKPGRIISSEKFMITVSANIDYAFIVALTVTLEDHLRTKRRRSAVGMIA